The following DNA comes from Shinella zoogloeoides.
GCCGGCAATATGTGTCTGGGCGAGCACGAGCGGGGGAAGCTGCGAAATGGTGCCGACGAGGATCGCGTTGCGCTCCCCGATGGCGAGCGCCGAGGCTTCCGGCCGAATCTGCAGCACCCGGCCGCTCGCGACCGCCACCTTGCCGAGGAAGGTCGCGCCCGCCGAAAGCGTATCGCCATCCAGCCGGTCGAGATAGAGCGCAACCGGATCGGTCAAACCGTTATAGGGAAAGCCGGTGCCGGAAAGCGCATCGAGATTCGGAAGCTGCGCCATGCGGGCAAAGCGCGGCATGCGCAGCTCGGACGTATCGAACAGTGCGAAGCGGGGCTCCGGCAGGGCGCTGGCCCCCGGCGCGCAGACCGCATCCGCCTGCGTCCGCAGGATCGTCTCGACGTCGATGCGGTTGGGGCCGGGGCGGAAGTGGCGCATGGTCACGCGGATCGGCAGATGCCGGAAGATTCCGCCGCCGCTGTTGGTGATCGGCACGGTGGAGGCGATATTGCCGTTGACATAGATGTCGATATGGCTGCCCGGCAGCACCTCGGAGGAATAGGCGGCATCGAGCATCAGCGTCGCCTCGCCATAGGCGTCGGCATAGAAGTCCGACGGTATGCCGATGTCGAAGCCGGTGCGGAAACGCCGGCCGCTGAATTCGCTGGTGGGCACGCCGAGCGAAGAGAAGGTCAGCGCCGCCTCGCCCGTGACGAGCGGCATTTCCGCGGCATTGCGCTGGCGCACGCTGAGCGCCTCGCGCGTGACGCCGAGCGGCCGGTCGACGGGCGAGACGACGCCCTCCACCGCACCCTCGATCGAAGGCCAGCTCGGCCCGCTCAGCACGAAGACCTTCCGCCCGCCGGGCGCATCGACGAAGGTCGCGAGCGCCGCCGTCTGCGCCGAGGCCGGCAGGGCGGGCAGCAGCGGCGAGAGGTCTCCGGCGGTGCCGACGAGCACGGTCAGTTCGCCCGCCTCGGCCTTTTCGGGCAGGGCGTTGACGATATCGAAGGTCTGGTTCGGCATCTTCGCCATCAGCGCCAGCCCCTGGCTGAGACGCATCAGGGCGTTCGTGGCGGCGGGCTGGCCCATCTCCGGCACGACCATGCGGAACTTCGTCCGGCCCGTCGGTCCGAGGCCCACGGCGGCGATGTCGTCGGTCGTCAGCAGGGCGCCGCCCTTGTCCGCCGGCAGGGTCAGGTACGTGCGCGCGGGATCGACGGCCGTCCACAGGTCATAGGTCGACTGGATCGTGCAGTCGGTACGGTGACGCTGCGCGACGCTGAAGGTCACGCGGTTGACGCCCGGCCGCAGCAGGCCGGGCGTCAGCGGGAGGCGCATGTCCGTCGTACCCTCGGGCGACTGAACCGCCATTTCTTTCACCGGCACGTCGTTGATGGTGACCGTGAATTTCGAGGCTTCCGGCGCGACCACCACCGCGTTTGAATATCCGATGCTGATGGCATCCGCGCCGGCGGCCTGCTCCTTGGTCAGGAAGACCGGAAAGGAGCGGCTTGCCATCTCCCCTTCCAGAAGCAGGGTCTCCGCCGGAATGATGTAGCGCCGCACGGCGGGATCGACCGTCGCTGCCTT
Coding sequences within:
- a CDS encoding cellulose biosynthesis cyclic di-GMP-binding regulatory protein BcsB, giving the protein MAYRKTAASFGLALVLSASAAFAQEQATPFDMSGERGPAVEKPTAIEEEKPATQTPATETPLAETPVTQTGEPEKKAATVDPAVRRYIIPAETLLLEGEMASRSFPVFLTKEQAAGADAISIGYSNAVVVAPEASKFTVTINDVPVKEMAVQSPEGTTDMRLPLTPGLLRPGVNRVTFSVAQRHRTDCTIQSTYDLWTAVDPARTYLTLPADKGGALLTTDDIAAVGLGPTGRTKFRMVVPEMGQPAATNALMRLSQGLALMAKMPNQTFDIVNALPEKAEAGELTVLVGTAGDLSPLLPALPASAQTAALATFVDAPGGRKVFVLSGPSWPSIEGAVEGVVSPVDRPLGVTREALSVRQRNAAEMPLVTGEAALTFSSLGVPTSEFSGRRFRTGFDIGIPSDFYADAYGEATLMLDAAYSSEVLPGSHIDIYVNGNIASTVPITNSGGGIFRHLPIRVTMRHFRPGPNRIDVETILRTQADAVCAPGASALPEPRFALFDTSELRMPRFARMAQLPNLDALSGTGFPYNGLTDPVALYLDRLDGDTLSAGATFLGKVAVASGRVLQIRPEASALAIGERNAILVGTISQLPPLVLAQTHIAGESASSWGAAAGGGQQRATQDAFNEWQSRVRTGSWRGQITAFEEWLHSTFDISFSSLRLLPGPEQEILPDASAGFLVAQGDSPEQTGAWTVLAAPTGDALRTGMDALAQDTRWQQLGGYASLESKDGKELLDVRPVNRARFVTTQPWTFSNMRLVAANWLSSNILAYAVAFCGLSILLGIATSALLNRFGRGS